In Corynebacterium endometrii, one DNA window encodes the following:
- a CDS encoding F0F1 ATP synthase subunit epsilon encodes MADITVELVAVERLLWSGKATIVTAETTEGEIGVLPGHEPMIGQLAENGVVTFRPVDGNRRVAAVQGGFLSVSADKVTVLADWAVWADEINESQAQSDSESDNELTASRGEAGLRALRRSRES; translated from the coding sequence ATGGCTGACATCACCGTGGAACTGGTCGCTGTTGAGCGCTTGCTGTGGTCCGGTAAGGCCACCATCGTTACCGCAGAGACCACCGAGGGTGAGATCGGCGTGCTTCCTGGTCACGAGCCAATGATCGGCCAGTTGGCCGAGAACGGCGTTGTGACCTTCCGCCCAGTGGACGGCAACCGCCGTGTCGCTGCCGTTCAGGGCGGTTTCCTCTCCGTGTCCGCTGATAAGGTGACCGTTCTCGCTGATTGGGCCGTTTGGGCCGATGAGATCAACGAGTCCCAGGCGCAGAGCGATTCTGAGTCTGATAACGAGTTGACCGCTTCACGTGGCGAGGCGGGCCTGCGTGCCCTGCGTCGCTCCCGGGAAAGCTAG
- a CDS encoding DUF2550 domain-containing protein — translation MNGTLLSLVTWSVLFVLVGVVLLAATRFFTLRSRGASVLLRHLPAKGIHGWRHGVIRYAGDHAEYFKLRSLAPGYDLRLNRLDIEVVGHRTVSDDEASFISTDMRAVHVKVGAKEYEIAFDLHGEMAFMAWIESAPSKRMERVDYRRLRERAERKDKASRRNAEGDYGANWPTSYDR, via the coding sequence GTGAATGGAACTCTGCTCAGCCTCGTGACCTGGTCAGTGCTGTTCGTTCTGGTTGGCGTAGTACTCCTCGCCGCGACGCGCTTTTTCACGCTGCGTTCCCGCGGGGCCTCGGTACTGCTGCGCCACTTGCCGGCGAAGGGGATTCACGGCTGGAGGCATGGCGTCATTCGCTACGCGGGGGACCATGCTGAATACTTTAAGCTGCGTTCGCTTGCCCCGGGCTACGATCTGCGCCTCAATCGCCTCGACATTGAAGTCGTGGGTCACCGCACCGTCTCCGACGATGAGGCCAGCTTCATCTCCACCGACATGAGGGCGGTCCACGTCAAGGTGGGGGCTAAGGAATATGAGATTGCCTTTGACCTCCACGGAGAGATGGCCTTCATGGCATGGATAGAGTCCGCGCCATCCAAACGCATGGAGCGGGTAGATTACCGTCGGCTGCGCGAGCGCGCAGAGCGCAAGGACAAGGCCAGCCGCAGGAATGCCGAGGGTGATTACGGTGCAAATTGGCCCACATCCTACGATCGATAG
- the nucS gene encoding endonuclease NucS: protein MRLVLAHCSVDYVGRLDAHLPAADRLLLVKADGSVSVHADDRAYKPLNWMTPPCTLVEESITDIDGEDTGEQLWLVENPKGEQLRITVSKIYEDISFDLGVDPGLQKDGVEAHLQELLAEHITTLGPDYTLVRREYATPIGPVDIMAQDADKKYVAVEVKRRGEIAGVEQLTRYLDQLNRDKLIAPVAGVFAAQEIKPQARTLAEDRGIRCVVLDYDELRGIESNELRLF from the coding sequence ATGCGTTTAGTCCTCGCCCATTGTTCAGTTGATTATGTAGGTCGTTTGGATGCCCACCTTCCGGCCGCGGACCGCCTGCTATTAGTAAAAGCTGACGGATCCGTATCCGTTCACGCGGATGATCGCGCCTACAAACCGCTGAATTGGATGACCCCACCGTGCACCCTTGTGGAGGAGTCCATTACCGATATTGACGGTGAGGACACCGGGGAGCAGCTGTGGTTGGTGGAAAACCCAAAGGGCGAGCAACTCCGAATCACCGTTTCGAAAATCTACGAGGATATTTCCTTCGACTTGGGGGTGGATCCCGGGCTGCAGAAAGATGGCGTGGAGGCACACCTGCAAGAGCTCTTGGCTGAGCACATCACGACCCTGGGGCCTGATTACACCCTGGTTCGGCGCGAATACGCCACACCCATCGGCCCTGTGGACATCATGGCCCAGGACGCGGATAAAAAATACGTCGCGGTGGAGGTCAAGCGCCGCGGGGAGATCGCCGGCGTAGAGCAGTTAACCCGTTACCTCGATCAGCTCAACCGGGACAAGCTCATCGCGCCGGTTGCGGGAGTGTTCGCCGCCCAGGAAATCAAGCCGCAGGCCCGCACCCTCGCCGAAGACCGAGGCATTCGTTGCGTTGTCCTCGACTACGATGAGCTTCGCGGCATTGAGTCCAACGAGCTCCGCCTGTTCTAG
- a CDS encoding thiamine-binding protein, producing the protein MIVAFSVAPAAVDNPTAEMAEAVAEAVRVVRASGLPNETNAMFTLIEGDWDEVFAVIKEATAAVERVSPRTSLVIKADIRPGRTDMLTQKVESVNRILSGDVDGQPGTVDTSK; encoded by the coding sequence ATGATTGTTGCGTTTTCAGTAGCACCCGCCGCCGTTGATAATCCCACCGCAGAAATGGCCGAGGCGGTCGCCGAAGCGGTCCGGGTGGTCAGGGCCTCCGGGCTTCCCAACGAGACGAACGCCATGTTCACTCTGATTGAGGGTGATTGGGACGAAGTTTTCGCGGTTATAAAAGAGGCCACTGCGGCGGTAGAGAGGGTATCCCCTCGCACCTCGTTAGTTATTAAGGCCGATATTCGTCCGGGGCGCACCGACATGCTGACCCAGAAGGTGGAATCGGTGAATAGGATCCTTAGCGGAGATGTAGACGGTCAACCCGGCACGGTTGACACCAGCAAGTAG
- a CDS encoding tetratricopeptide repeat protein, whose amino-acid sequence MTKPNAPYVAGALDLGEVKARAEARAQAEKAAQGAAGGAMGANGAPQDAGLAPFFEVTDENFETHLVRRSAEVPVIAMVGTSRSDMSEKLKATLKELAEEGSFSFIVGYIDADARPQIAQAFGVKNLPTTIAVAGGQPITNFEGGQPREALEPWVEALVSNIAPQLNGPGPELQAAKAAWEAGERPGAAQAGPQEGLADPRLGVAEEALNAGDFDAAIAAYEEILAAEPGNKEIKQARDTTMLLKRLNPAERAEDPIALADSNPDDVQAQLDAADAEVVAGAPDKAFDRLIEAMKRTAGDDKTVLRERVLELFGLFEAGDPRVLAARTKLASALY is encoded by the coding sequence GTGACTAAACCCAACGCACCATACGTAGCAGGCGCACTAGATCTCGGCGAGGTCAAGGCACGGGCGGAGGCCCGCGCTCAGGCGGAGAAGGCGGCGCAGGGAGCCGCTGGTGGCGCGATGGGCGCGAATGGTGCGCCCCAGGACGCGGGCCTGGCTCCGTTTTTTGAAGTAACCGATGAGAACTTCGAAACCCATTTGGTGCGCCGCTCCGCCGAGGTTCCCGTCATCGCCATGGTCGGCACATCCCGTTCCGATATGTCCGAAAAGCTTAAGGCCACCCTCAAGGAGCTAGCCGAGGAGGGTAGCTTCTCCTTCATCGTGGGCTACATTGATGCGGACGCCCGCCCGCAGATTGCGCAAGCTTTTGGCGTGAAGAATCTACCCACCACAATCGCGGTGGCTGGCGGTCAGCCGATTACCAACTTCGAGGGCGGTCAGCCCCGTGAGGCGCTTGAGCCCTGGGTCGAGGCTTTAGTCTCTAATATCGCGCCGCAGCTCAACGGCCCGGGCCCGGAGCTGCAGGCGGCCAAGGCGGCCTGGGAGGCGGGGGAGCGCCCCGGCGCGGCTCAGGCAGGGCCCCAAGAGGGCTTGGCAGATCCGCGCCTTGGAGTAGCCGAAGAAGCTCTCAATGCTGGTGACTTTGACGCGGCCATCGCCGCATACGAGGAAATTTTGGCTGCGGAGCCGGGAAATAAGGAAATCAAGCAGGCACGCGATACCACCATGTTGCTCAAGCGCTTAAACCCCGCCGAGCGCGCCGAGGATCCTATCGCCCTGGCGGATTCCAATCCCGATGACGTGCAGGCACAGTTGGATGCTGCGGATGCAGAGGTAGTAGCAGGAGCGCCGGATAAGGCTTTTGACCGCCTGATCGAGGCCATGAAGCGCACCGCTGGTGACGATAAGACGGTGCTGCGCGAGCGGGTATTGGAGCTATTCGGCCTTTTTGAAGCGGGGGACCCGCGCGTCTTGGCCGCGCGCACCAAGTTGGCGAGCGCGTTGTATTAG
- a CDS encoding ArsR/SmtB family transcription factor, translating into MRPPLQRQSPPAAKPQCCPLADEALSQEDLNHYAHIFKALGDPNRLSIISRIAADGCRKVTAADLQCFTGTSQATVSHHLAKLQEAGLLHAEREGRTLRYSVVPEVFAQLRTILAIGSFGEG; encoded by the coding sequence ATGCGTCCACCGCTTCAGAGACAATCCCCACCCGCCGCTAAGCCCCAGTGCTGCCCGTTGGCCGATGAAGCGTTGAGTCAGGAAGACTTAAATCACTACGCCCATATCTTCAAGGCGCTGGGGGATCCCAACAGGCTGAGCATCATCTCGCGTATCGCGGCCGACGGCTGCCGCAAGGTTACCGCCGCAGATCTCCAGTGCTTCACGGGCACCAGCCAAGCCACCGTCTCCCACCACCTGGCCAAACTCCAGGAGGCCGGGCTACTCCACGCAGAAAGAGAGGGACGCACGCTGCGTTACAGCGTGGTCCCTGAGGTCTTCGCTCAGCTCCGCACCATACTGGCTATTGGCAGCTTTGGGGAAGGCTAA
- the arsB gene encoding ACR3 family arsenite efflux transporter yields the protein MRLSLLDRYLPVWILLAMGLGLALGTFVPGVNELLQSWSIGQTSIPIAVGLLVMMYPPLAKVRYTEAKRIAGDAKLMTVSVVLNWMLGPAFMFALAWIFIPDLPELRTGLIIVGLARCIAMVLVWNDLACGNREAAAVLVAINSIFQVFMFAVLGWFYLQILPGWLGLETASAQFSFGAIALSVIVYLGIPLLAGYLSRVAGEATKGRQWYESTFIPAVSPLALGGLLFTITLLFSLQGEQLLAQPAAVARVAIPLVVYFIGMFAMALLVTWLMKFDYATSTTVAFTAAGNNFELAIAVAIGTFGATSGQALAGTIGPLIEVPVLVALVYVCRWAGPRLFPQTFKEAVNV from the coding sequence ATGCGCCTTTCACTGCTGGACCGCTACCTGCCGGTCTGGATACTTCTAGCAATGGGCTTGGGCCTGGCGCTGGGCACGTTTGTGCCTGGTGTAAACGAATTGCTCCAATCCTGGAGTATTGGGCAAACGTCCATTCCGATTGCCGTTGGCCTGCTGGTCATGATGTACCCGCCTTTGGCGAAGGTTCGCTACACGGAGGCCAAGCGCATAGCGGGTGATGCGAAACTGATGACGGTGTCCGTGGTCCTCAATTGGATGTTGGGCCCGGCTTTCATGTTCGCGCTGGCATGGATCTTCATCCCAGATCTGCCGGAATTGCGCACCGGGCTTATCATCGTGGGCCTAGCTCGGTGTATCGCCATGGTCCTTGTGTGGAATGACCTGGCCTGCGGCAACCGTGAGGCCGCGGCGGTTCTGGTGGCGATCAACTCGATTTTCCAGGTGTTCATGTTCGCGGTCCTCGGCTGGTTCTACCTTCAGATTCTGCCCGGCTGGCTGGGCCTGGAGACTGCTAGCGCCCAGTTTAGCTTCGGGGCCATCGCGCTATCTGTCATCGTTTATCTTGGTATACCACTGCTGGCCGGTTACCTCTCACGCGTTGCTGGTGAGGCAACCAAGGGGCGGCAGTGGTATGAATCCACGTTCATCCCAGCGGTGTCCCCGCTGGCGTTAGGCGGCCTGCTCTTCACCATCACCTTGCTCTTTAGCCTGCAGGGGGAGCAGCTCCTGGCTCAACCGGCCGCTGTTGCCCGCGTGGCCATTCCGCTCGTCGTTTACTTCATCGGCATGTTTGCAATGGCGCTGTTGGTGACCTGGCTAATGAAGTTTGACTACGCCACGTCTACTACCGTGGCGTTTACCGCAGCGGGTAATAACTTCGAGCTCGCCATCGCCGTGGCGATCGGTACCTTCGGAGCCACCTCTGGCCAGGCGCTGGCAGGTACGATCGGCCCACTCATCGAGGTTCCAGTCCTTGTGGCGCTGGTTTACGTGTGCCGGTGGGCGGGGCCTAGGCTCTTTCCTCAGACTTTTAAGGAGGCAGTCAATGTCTAA
- a CDS encoding low molecular weight phosphatase family protein has product MSKESKSVIFLCNSNRGKSQMAEALARKAAPEWKVYSAGVQVNDENAGRSVNPESAASLARVGADMSQGSSKPVDEQLVRSVNYVVAVGGAEFEMPEGAAGEFIRWEIIDPSERGVEGEQRMDALRDDIQSRVQELVDRS; this is encoded by the coding sequence ATGTCTAAAGAATCCAAGTCCGTAATCTTCTTATGCAACTCGAACCGCGGAAAGTCTCAGATGGCTGAAGCGTTGGCCAGGAAGGCCGCGCCGGAATGGAAGGTGTACTCTGCGGGTGTCCAGGTAAACGATGAGAACGCGGGACGTTCCGTGAATCCCGAATCCGCCGCGTCCCTGGCGCGGGTTGGCGCGGACATGAGCCAGGGAAGCTCCAAGCCGGTTGATGAGCAGCTTGTCCGCAGCGTCAACTACGTAGTAGCCGTAGGTGGCGCGGAGTTTGAGATGCCGGAGGGCGCCGCGGGTGAGTTTATTCGCTGGGAGATTATAGACCCGTCAGAGCGCGGCGTCGAGGGAGAACAACGCATGGACGCGCTGCGCGATGATATTCAATCGCGCGTCCAGGAGCTAGTTGACCGCAGTTAA